In Corylus avellana chromosome ca2, CavTom2PMs-1.0, the following proteins share a genomic window:
- the LOC132171252 gene encoding sugar transporter ERD6-like 7, with protein MAIKEDVENCVQEEMRQPLMQDQKNLADGQEGSSQGSNKGHPWMVYFSTFVAVCGSYSFGSCAGYSSPTQSAIREDLSLSLAEYSVFGSILTFGAMIGAITSGPIADFIGRKGAMRMSAAVCVAGWLCIYFAEGAVALDIGRLATGYAMGVFSYVVPVFIAEIAPKNLRGALTTINQFMICAGVSVAFIIGTVLTWRVLALTGLVPCGILVLGLFLMPESPRWLAKKGNQKGFEAALQKLRGKDVDISEEADEIQDYIATLELLPKPKLIELFQKRYSRSVIIGVGLMVCQQLGGINGVCFYTGTIFETAGFSSSIGTITYACIQVVVTGMGAFFIDRAGRKPLLLVSGTGLVLGCALAAIAFYMKVNELALQAVPALAVTGILLYIASFSVGMGAVPWVVMSEIFPINIKGRAGSLATLVNWFVAWLCSYTFNFLMTWSTYGTFILYGAINALAILFVVLVVPETKGRTLEEIQAAINT; from the exons ATGGCAATCAAAGAGGATGTAGAGAATTGCGTGCAGGAAGAGATGAGACAGCCACTTATGCAGGATCAGAAGAATCTAGCTGATGGACAAGAAGGATCATCTCAGGGAAGCAACAAAGGGCATCCCTGGATGGTTTACTTCAGCACATTTGTTGCAGTTTGTGGTTCTTATTCATTTGGGTCCTGC GCAGGTTATTCATCACCTACTCAGAGTGCTATCAGGGAAGACCTCAGTCTATCTTTAGCAGAG TATTCAGTCTTTGGCTCCATATTGACCTTTGGTGCTATGATTGGTGCAATAACAAGTGGGCCGATCGCCGATTTTATTGGTCGGAAAGGG GCAATGAGAATGTCTGCTGCTGTCTGTGTTGCAGGGTGGCTGTGCATTTACTTTGCTGAG GGGGCTGTAGCTTTGGACATTGGAAGGCTGGCTACAGGATATGCAATGGGAGTCTTTTCCTATGTG GTACCCGTTTTCATAGCTGAAATTGCTCCCAAGAACCTTCGAGGAGCACTGACAACTATAAATCAG TTCATGATCTGTGCTGGAGTGTCTGTTGCCTTCATTATTGGGACAGTGTTAACATGGAGGGTTTTAGCATTAACTG GACTCGTCCCATGTGGCATTCTAGTTTTGGGTCTCTTTCTCATGCCAGAGTCTCCCAGATGGCTG GCCAAGAAGGGGAATCAAAAAGGGTTTGAAGCTGCACTTCAGAAACTTCGTGGCAAGGATGTGGATATATCTGAGGAGGCAGACGAAATCCAG GATTATATAGCAACTCTTGAACTGCTCCCAAAACCCAAACTCATAGAATTGTTTCAAAAAAGATATTCGCGCTCAGTGATT ATAGGAGTTGGGTTGATGGTATGCCAGCAACTTGGAGGAATCAACGGAGTCTGCTTTTACACTGGAACCATTTTTGAGACAGCAG GATTTTCTTCCAGTATTGGAACTATAACCTATGCATGTATTCAG GTTGTGGTTACTGGCATGGGAGCTTTTTTCATAGATAGAGCTGGAAGGAAGCCACTATTATTG GTTTCAGGAACAGGGTTGGTCCTAGGTTGTGCACTAGCAGCAATTGCATTTTATATGAAG GTTAATGAATTGGCCCTCCAGGCAGTCCCAGCACTCGCTGTAACTGGCATACTG CTGTACATAGCATCCTTTTCAGTAGGAATGGGTGCAGTCCCTTGGGTTGTGATGTCTGAG ATATTCCCTATCAATATCAAAGGACGGGCTGGAAGCCTCGCTACACTTGTCAACTGGTTTGTTGCATGGCTATGTTCCTACACTTTCAACTTCCTTATGACCTGGAGCACTTACG GTACCTTCATTCTTTATGGTGCAATCAATGCACTGGCTATATTGTTTGTGGTCTTAGTGGTACCTGAAACAAAGGGGAGAACTCTGGAAGAAATCCAAGCAGCCATTAACACATGA